Genomic DNA from Lutibacter sp. A80:
CAAGCAGCATCTGGTGTTAAATTATTATGGGGTACTGCAAACTGTTTTTCTAACCCACGTTATATGAATGGTGCTTCAACAAATCCAGACTTTGATGTTTTAGCAAGAGCAGGAGGACAAATTAAATTGGCAATGGATGCTACAATCAAATTAGGTGGTGAAAACTACGTTTTTTGGGGAGGTAGAGAAGGTTATATGTCTTTATTAAATACTAATATGGGAAGAGAATTAGACCATATGGGAGAGTTTTTAAGAATGGCCAGAGACTATGCACGTTCACAAGGTTTTAAAGGAAACTTTTTAATTGAACCAAAACCAATGGAGCCAATGAAACATCAATACGATTTTGATACTGCTACAGCCATTGGATTTTTAAGAGAACAAGGTTTAGATAAAGATTTTAAAATAAATATTGAAGTAAATCACGCAACTTTAGCACAACACACTTTTCAACACGAAATAGCAACTGCAGCAAAAGCTGGTATGTTAGGAAGTTTAGATGCAAACCGTGGAGATTATCAAAACGGATGGGATACAGACCAATTTCCAAATAATATTCAAGAAACTACAGAAGCAATGTTGGTGTTTTTAAAAGCAGGAGGCTTACAAGGCGGTGGTGTAAATTTTGATGCAAAAATTAGAAGAAATTCAACAGATTTAGAAGATATATTTTATGCTCATATTGGAGGAGCAGACACTTTTGCAAGAGCTTTACTAATTGCTGATAAAATTATTACTTCTTCTCCTTATAATAAATTAAGAACTGAACGTTATGCTTCGTTTGATGCAGGAAATGGAAAAGCTTTTGAAGAAGGAAAACTTTCTATGAACGATTTATATAAAATTGCACAAGAAAAC
This window encodes:
- the xylA gene encoding xylose isomerase, yielding MAILGNKEYFQGIGEVKFEGKESDNPFAFKYYNPDQVVAGKTMREHFKFAIAYWHTFCGQGGDPFGPGTQSFAWDKATDPMQAAKDKADAAFEFITKIGFDYFCFHDYDLVQEGATFAESEKRLATITEYIKDKQAASGVKLLWGTANCFSNPRYMNGASTNPDFDVLARAGGQIKLAMDATIKLGGENYVFWGGREGYMSLLNTNMGRELDHMGEFLRMARDYARSQGFKGNFLIEPKPMEPMKHQYDFDTATAIGFLREQGLDKDFKINIEVNHATLAQHTFQHEIATAAKAGMLGSLDANRGDYQNGWDTDQFPNNIQETTEAMLVFLKAGGLQGGGVNFDAKIRRNSTDLEDIFYAHIGGADTFARALLIADKIITSSPYNKLRTERYASFDAGNGKAFEEGKLSMNDLYKIAQENGELSLKSGKQELFENIINQYI